Proteins from a genomic interval of Helicoverpa armigera isolate CAAS_96S chromosome 9, ASM3070526v1, whole genome shotgun sequence:
- the LOC110372723 gene encoding uncharacterized protein LOC110372723 isoform X6: MGTNLSKLNKTRVSGVNHREGAARSDAERERRARGDWEARARVAEADAARLAAKLHAAQREITRMEETVRSLLQYKSRVETLKQEKASLSSALEASAAHYQSQLSSLGSENDRLRSQLSTLSAGLGAGDHERRLDDVAQQVVRALLSQKSVREELGCARARIRELEAQNRALSALLVRQLRPVPRPSPATPHTPLTPHTPRDLQVHLVDVGSCGSLVSFRDSPPPAPPVSHPHPLSHDDKRRHQILADIWTELKGLEVTPANLARALSAVDPTLWAPPARPHTLSLSMPQPSTDPIRGDSGEKVTEEESGEVGEAGAESPESGAKDEGYSTMSSDVQADASRQSDHAADRALPDLNEASDETDNQTIVSINPRESRRHARLLGTDADYIYFPIGVAFAGVRGSYPPSRPVLPFQHVVRSFSDSHLCLKLIAGTTCPTSCLDTPTPSSGVLVLDLKPAPERPLRRAAIASTTSSERVSWGSTLDDRADGSQYDADYVQHWLELDDARSALQQRHRDLADLEYDRAELEDWSLSLSCEDLRDRQSPFAEITTPGQISLSTLPSIREDDALELEEDVGDCLWNDCGFATIEIDECRIADDADTSEKRWDCTGTHSPGGSWSSASDAPDKRSSTALSEDGDCANVGLDFTRDFYRLVKYESTKSLASNSSRGIPAQDTSSHLRIHDVQAMALQDREVALQNVLHFIAEQQKYCRDREESDSMSSRPLSEIRELPPPYAAADFDDDSVGPRSEVSEDRQRPDSFGSFSENDSCDVLHGDRPRVAFCDTVSEPRSTPRFIEREDPYAESEDFFDEFSRVENAENEIDERHLIKVQRKNEINKSIDVIESVEVEDQPFAPVKEERPSDIESSRSLDHNSALKENTVNIMLNKQSPLEREVEPSLTKSSSFPYVCNEEMSLVEEVLSACRRSTGALVPVPEEEEGSSPENGSPQMTESNTTSTSTAETVIVSNKSDGVKDGKLRERSRIPTLMGGKRPPSSPSRNRSKIPVVDRNRPSTAQASVPEPIIVKQEHTLSFHEAATSKDVIEELNRMIRQSEGPTSAEGKADERSDRPHKDSALWAPTGWVHVEKDIDFSDPKARANLLDVMLASSDSSPSSCGSSPAEPPPPYSRLHRLHRSRRQKTAAALRVRGPAGALAARARGRRPSILGREGFFVRYGEPERAAVATFDFLDDLSGGSSPEAPKDCT; the protein is encoded by the exons GCTTCTGCGGCGCACTATCAGAGCCAGCTGTCGAGCTTGGGCAGCGAGAACGACCGGCTGCGCAGTCAGCTGTCCACGCTCTCGGCAGGGCTCGGCGCGGGCGACCACGAGCGAAGGCTCGACGATGTGGCCCAGCAGGTCGTGCGAGCACTGCTCTCGCAGAAG AGCGTGCGCGAAGAGCTGGGATGCGCGCGCGCCCGTATCCGCGAGCTCGAGGCACAGAACCGCGCGCTGAGCGCCCTGCTCGTGCGCCAGCTGCGCCCCGTGCCGCGGCCCTCGCCCGCCACTCCGCACACGCCGCTCACGCCGCACACGCCAAGGGACTTACAAG TGCACCTAGTGGACGTCGGTTCGTGCGGGTCTTTAGTGTCGTTCCGCGACTCCCctccccccgcgccgcccgtgTCGCACCCTCACCCCCTCAGCCACGACGACAAGCGCCGCCACCAGATACTGGCTGATATCTGGACTGAATTGAAG GGTCTGGAGGTGACCCCGGCGAACCTGGCCCGCGCGCTGTCGGCAGTGGACCCCACGCTGTGGGCCCCGCCCGCCAGACCACACACGCTCAGCCTCAGCATGCCGCAGCCCTCCACCGACCCTATTAGAG GGGACAGTGGAGAAAAAGTGACTGAAGAAGAAAGCGGCGAGGTGGGCGAAGCTGGTGCTGAATCTCCTGAGAGTGGTGCCAAGGATGAGGGCTACTCCACCATGTCCAGCGACGTGCAAGCCGACGCCTCGCGGCAGAGCGACCACGCCGCCGACCGAGCCCTGCCGGACCTCAACGAGGCCTCCGACGAAACCGACAACCAAACCATCGTCTCCATCAACCCTAGAGAATCTCGAAGACACGCAAGACTCCTAGGAACAGATGCAGATTACATCTATTTCCCCATAGGAGTTGCGTTCGCTGGCGTCAGAGGCAGCTACCCTCCCTCGCGACCAGTCCTGCCCTTCCAGCATGTAGTGCGAAGCTTCTCGGATTCCCATCTGTGTTTAAAGCTCATCGCTGGAACAACTTGCCCCACCAGCTGCCTAGACACCCCAACGCCTAGCTCTGGTGTTTTAGTTCTAGATCTGAAACCTGCTCCTGAAAGACCTCTGAGGAGGGCTGCTATCGCTTCCACCACAAGTTCTGAAAGGGTTTCATGGGGAAGCACACTAGATGATCGCGCTGATGGCTCGCAGTACGATGCCGATTATGTCCAACATTGGCTAGAACTCGATGATGCAAGATCAGCGTTACAACAAAGACATAGAGACCTGGCTGATTTAGAATACGATAGGGCTGAACTAGAAGACTGGAGCTTATCACTATCATGTGAAGATCTCAGAGACAGGCAATCCCCGTTTGCCGAAATAACAACACCCGGGCAAATATCACTGTCAACATTACCCAGCATCAGAGAAGATGACGCGTTAGAATTAGAGGAAGATGTTGGTGATTGCCTTTGGAATGATTGTGGGTTTGCTACTATAGAAATAGACGAATGTAGAATTGCTGACGATGCTGATACGTCAGAGAAAAGGTGGGACTGCACAGGTACGCATTCACCTGGAGGCTCGTGGTCTAGTGCTTCAGATGCACCCGATAAAAGATCCAGCACAGCACTGAGTGAAGACGGTGACTGTGCAAACGTCGGCTTAGATTTCACTAGAGATTTCTACCGCCTCGTTAAATATGAAAGCACAAAGAGCTTAGCATCAAATTCGTCCAGAGGTATCCCCGCACAAGATACCAGCAGTCATTTAAGGATCCACGATGTACAGGCAATGGCTTTACAGGACCGAGAGGTGGCTTTACAGAATGTCCTACACTTTATTGCTGAACAGCAGAAATATTGTAGGGATAGAGAAGAATCAGATTCTATGTCGTCGCGGCCTTTATCGGAAATAAGGGAGTTGCCGCCTCCGTACGCGGCGGCAGATTTTGATGATGATTCAGTTGGCCCACGTAGTGAAGTGTCAGAAGACAGACAGAGGCCAGATTCCTTTGGCAGCTTTTCTGAAAATGATTCTTGTGACGTCCTACATGGTGACCGACCCAGGGTTGCCTTCTGTGATACTGTATCCGAGCCACGGTCTACGCCGAGATTCATCGAACGTGAGGACCCTTACGCGGAGTCGGAAGACTTCTTCGACGAATTTTCAAGAGTTGAAAACGCTGAGAACGAAATTGATGAAAGGCATCTCATAAAAGTGCAGAGAAAGAACGAAATTAATAAAAGCATAGATGTGATCGAGTCTGTCGAGGTTGAAGACCAGCCTTTTGCTCCTGTCAAGGAGGAGAGGCCGAGTGATATCGAATCTAGTCGAAGTTTAGACCACAATTCAGCGCTGAAAGAGAATACTGTTAATATTATGTTGAACAAGCAATCGCCGCTTGAGAGGGAAGTGGAGCCGAGTCTTACTAAGTCGTCCAGCTTTCCTTACGTTTGCAACGAAGAAATGTCTTTAGTCGAGGAGGTGTTGAGCGCTTGTCGAAGAAGCACGGGGGCTCTGGTACCTGTTCCTGAAGAGGAAGAGGGTTCGTCTCCTGAGAATGGTTCCCCCCAAATGACTGAATCTAATACAACTAGCACGTCTACGGCTGAAACTGTGATAGTAAGTAATAAGAGCGATGGAGTTAAAGATGGGAAACTGAGGGAGAGGTCTCGGATTCCTACGCTGATGGGCGGGAAGAGGCCACCATCGTCGCCTAGTAGGAATAGGTCGAAGATCCCCGTGGTGGATAGGAATAGGCCTAGCACTGCACAGGCGTCGGTACCGGAACCGATCATTGTGAAGCAAGAACATACGCTGAGTTTCCATGAGGCTGCTACTTCGAAGGATGTTATTGAAGAACTTAATAG AATGATTCGTCAAAGTGAGGGTCCTACGAGTGCTGAGGGCAAGGCGGACGAGAGGTCTGACAGGCCTCACAAGGACAGCGCGCTGTGGGCTCCTACTGGATGGGTGCATGTCGAGAAAGACATCGACTTTAGTGATCCTAAG GCCCGAGCGAACCTTCTAGACGTGATGCTAGCGTCGAGCGactcgtctccatcatcatgCGGGTCCTCCCCTGccgagccgccgccgccctACTCCCGGCTGCATCGACTGCACCGGTCTAGGAGACAGAAGACAG CGGCGGCGCTGCGCGTGCGCGGGCCGGCGGGCGCgctggcggcgcgggcgcgcgggcggcggccgTCCATCCTCGGCCGCGAGGGCTTCTTCGTGCGCTACGGCGAGCCCGAGCGCGCCGCCGTGGCCACCTTCGACTTCCTCGACGACCTCTCCGGCGGATCCTCCCCGGAGGCCCCCAAAGACTGTACCTAA
- the LOC110372723 gene encoding uncharacterized protein LOC110372723 isoform X7: MEETVRSLLQYKSRVETLKQEKASLSSALEASAAHYQSQLSSLGSENDRLRSQLSTLSAGLGAGDHERRLDDVAQQVVRALLSQKSVREELGCARARIRELEAQNRALSALLVRQLRPVPRPSPATPHTPLTPHTPRDLQVHLVDVGSCGSLVSFRDSPPPAPPVSHPHPLSHDDKRRHQILADIWTELKGLEVTPANLARALSAVDPTLWAPPARPHTLSLSMPQPSTDPIRGDSGEKVTEEESGEVGEAGAESPESGAKDEGYSTMSSDVQADASRQSDHAADRALPDLNEASDETDNQTIVSINPRESRRHARLLGTDADYIYFPIGVAFAGVRGSYPPSRPVLPFQHVVRSFSDSHLCLKLIAGTTCPTSCLDTPTPSSGVLVLDLKPAPERPLRRAAIASTTSSERVSWGSTLDDRADGSQYDADYVQHWLELDDARSALQQRHRDLADLEYDRAELEDWSLSLSCEDLRDRQSPFAEITTPGQISLSTLPSIREDDALELEEDVGDCLWNDCGFATIEIDECRIADDADTSEKRWDCTGTHSPGGSWSSASDAPDKRSSTALSEDGDCANVGLDFTRDFYRLVKYESTKSLASNSSRGIPAQDTSSHLRIHDVQAMALQDREVALQNVLHFIAEQQKYCRDREESDSMSSRPLSEIRELPPPYAAADFDDDSVGPRSEVSEDRQRPDSFGSFSENDSCDVLHGDRPRVAFCDTVSEPRSTPRFIEREDPYAESEDFFDEFSRVENAENEIDERHLIKVQRKNEINKSIDVIESVEVEDQPFAPVKEERPSDIESSRSLDHNSALKENTVNIMLNKQSPLEREVEPSLTKSSSFPYVCNEEMSLVEEVLSACRRSTGALVPVPEEEEGSSPENGSPQMTESNTTSTSTAETVIVSNKSDGVKDGKLRERSRIPTLMGGKRPPSSPSRNRSKIPVVDRNRPSTAQASVPEPIIVKQEHTLSFHEAATSKDVIEELNRMIRQSEGPTSAEGKADERSDRPHKDSALWAPTGWVHVEKDIDFSDPKARANLLDVMLASSDSSPSSCGSSPAEPPPPYSRLHRLHRSRRQKTAAALRVRGPAGALAARARGRRPSILGREGFFVRYGEPERAAVATFDFLDDLSGGSSPEAPKDCT, translated from the exons GCTTCTGCGGCGCACTATCAGAGCCAGCTGTCGAGCTTGGGCAGCGAGAACGACCGGCTGCGCAGTCAGCTGTCCACGCTCTCGGCAGGGCTCGGCGCGGGCGACCACGAGCGAAGGCTCGACGATGTGGCCCAGCAGGTCGTGCGAGCACTGCTCTCGCAGAAG AGCGTGCGCGAAGAGCTGGGATGCGCGCGCGCCCGTATCCGCGAGCTCGAGGCACAGAACCGCGCGCTGAGCGCCCTGCTCGTGCGCCAGCTGCGCCCCGTGCCGCGGCCCTCGCCCGCCACTCCGCACACGCCGCTCACGCCGCACACGCCAAGGGACTTACAAG TGCACCTAGTGGACGTCGGTTCGTGCGGGTCTTTAGTGTCGTTCCGCGACTCCCctccccccgcgccgcccgtgTCGCACCCTCACCCCCTCAGCCACGACGACAAGCGCCGCCACCAGATACTGGCTGATATCTGGACTGAATTGAAG GGTCTGGAGGTGACCCCGGCGAACCTGGCCCGCGCGCTGTCGGCAGTGGACCCCACGCTGTGGGCCCCGCCCGCCAGACCACACACGCTCAGCCTCAGCATGCCGCAGCCCTCCACCGACCCTATTAGAG GGGACAGTGGAGAAAAAGTGACTGAAGAAGAAAGCGGCGAGGTGGGCGAAGCTGGTGCTGAATCTCCTGAGAGTGGTGCCAAGGATGAGGGCTACTCCACCATGTCCAGCGACGTGCAAGCCGACGCCTCGCGGCAGAGCGACCACGCCGCCGACCGAGCCCTGCCGGACCTCAACGAGGCCTCCGACGAAACCGACAACCAAACCATCGTCTCCATCAACCCTAGAGAATCTCGAAGACACGCAAGACTCCTAGGAACAGATGCAGATTACATCTATTTCCCCATAGGAGTTGCGTTCGCTGGCGTCAGAGGCAGCTACCCTCCCTCGCGACCAGTCCTGCCCTTCCAGCATGTAGTGCGAAGCTTCTCGGATTCCCATCTGTGTTTAAAGCTCATCGCTGGAACAACTTGCCCCACCAGCTGCCTAGACACCCCAACGCCTAGCTCTGGTGTTTTAGTTCTAGATCTGAAACCTGCTCCTGAAAGACCTCTGAGGAGGGCTGCTATCGCTTCCACCACAAGTTCTGAAAGGGTTTCATGGGGAAGCACACTAGATGATCGCGCTGATGGCTCGCAGTACGATGCCGATTATGTCCAACATTGGCTAGAACTCGATGATGCAAGATCAGCGTTACAACAAAGACATAGAGACCTGGCTGATTTAGAATACGATAGGGCTGAACTAGAAGACTGGAGCTTATCACTATCATGTGAAGATCTCAGAGACAGGCAATCCCCGTTTGCCGAAATAACAACACCCGGGCAAATATCACTGTCAACATTACCCAGCATCAGAGAAGATGACGCGTTAGAATTAGAGGAAGATGTTGGTGATTGCCTTTGGAATGATTGTGGGTTTGCTACTATAGAAATAGACGAATGTAGAATTGCTGACGATGCTGATACGTCAGAGAAAAGGTGGGACTGCACAGGTACGCATTCACCTGGAGGCTCGTGGTCTAGTGCTTCAGATGCACCCGATAAAAGATCCAGCACAGCACTGAGTGAAGACGGTGACTGTGCAAACGTCGGCTTAGATTTCACTAGAGATTTCTACCGCCTCGTTAAATATGAAAGCACAAAGAGCTTAGCATCAAATTCGTCCAGAGGTATCCCCGCACAAGATACCAGCAGTCATTTAAGGATCCACGATGTACAGGCAATGGCTTTACAGGACCGAGAGGTGGCTTTACAGAATGTCCTACACTTTATTGCTGAACAGCAGAAATATTGTAGGGATAGAGAAGAATCAGATTCTATGTCGTCGCGGCCTTTATCGGAAATAAGGGAGTTGCCGCCTCCGTACGCGGCGGCAGATTTTGATGATGATTCAGTTGGCCCACGTAGTGAAGTGTCAGAAGACAGACAGAGGCCAGATTCCTTTGGCAGCTTTTCTGAAAATGATTCTTGTGACGTCCTACATGGTGACCGACCCAGGGTTGCCTTCTGTGATACTGTATCCGAGCCACGGTCTACGCCGAGATTCATCGAACGTGAGGACCCTTACGCGGAGTCGGAAGACTTCTTCGACGAATTTTCAAGAGTTGAAAACGCTGAGAACGAAATTGATGAAAGGCATCTCATAAAAGTGCAGAGAAAGAACGAAATTAATAAAAGCATAGATGTGATCGAGTCTGTCGAGGTTGAAGACCAGCCTTTTGCTCCTGTCAAGGAGGAGAGGCCGAGTGATATCGAATCTAGTCGAAGTTTAGACCACAATTCAGCGCTGAAAGAGAATACTGTTAATATTATGTTGAACAAGCAATCGCCGCTTGAGAGGGAAGTGGAGCCGAGTCTTACTAAGTCGTCCAGCTTTCCTTACGTTTGCAACGAAGAAATGTCTTTAGTCGAGGAGGTGTTGAGCGCTTGTCGAAGAAGCACGGGGGCTCTGGTACCTGTTCCTGAAGAGGAAGAGGGTTCGTCTCCTGAGAATGGTTCCCCCCAAATGACTGAATCTAATACAACTAGCACGTCTACGGCTGAAACTGTGATAGTAAGTAATAAGAGCGATGGAGTTAAAGATGGGAAACTGAGGGAGAGGTCTCGGATTCCTACGCTGATGGGCGGGAAGAGGCCACCATCGTCGCCTAGTAGGAATAGGTCGAAGATCCCCGTGGTGGATAGGAATAGGCCTAGCACTGCACAGGCGTCGGTACCGGAACCGATCATTGTGAAGCAAGAACATACGCTGAGTTTCCATGAGGCTGCTACTTCGAAGGATGTTATTGAAGAACTTAATAG AATGATTCGTCAAAGTGAGGGTCCTACGAGTGCTGAGGGCAAGGCGGACGAGAGGTCTGACAGGCCTCACAAGGACAGCGCGCTGTGGGCTCCTACTGGATGGGTGCATGTCGAGAAAGACATCGACTTTAGTGATCCTAAG GCCCGAGCGAACCTTCTAGACGTGATGCTAGCGTCGAGCGactcgtctccatcatcatgCGGGTCCTCCCCTGccgagccgccgccgccctACTCCCGGCTGCATCGACTGCACCGGTCTAGGAGACAGAAGACAG CGGCGGCGCTGCGCGTGCGCGGGCCGGCGGGCGCgctggcggcgcgggcgcgcgggcggcggccgTCCATCCTCGGCCGCGAGGGCTTCTTCGTGCGCTACGGCGAGCCCGAGCGCGCCGCCGTGGCCACCTTCGACTTCCTCGACGACCTCTCCGGCGGATCCTCCCCGGAGGCCCCCAAAGACTGTACCTAA
- the Ero1l gene encoding ero1-like protein isoform X2 encodes MARVATEMAYRNFCVVFIIFALVIVQAVGYDTELYETKPCDSNACFDELHGSLGDCSCNVDTIDYFNNVKVYPRLQSLIRKDYFRFYKVNLKKECPFWADDSKCAMRYCHIKTCSKESVPGYENGYENDHIDETPATKYTKEAQGNCDTDADHDHDLGYLNMTISAASQHEIAKWKAYDDALENFCGYDDKDVDAEYVDLLLNPERFTGYKGPSANRIWKSIYQENCFRPKPNPYESFPFVMTSDLGNMCLEKRVFYRAISGLHTSINVHLCSKYLLFEKGAGFTSDGEWGPNLEEFQRRFDPSQTFGEGPNWLKNLYFVYLLEMRALAKAGPYLEKEEYYTGNPTEDEETREAIHNMLSVIYSFPDHFNESSMFNGGSQAAKLKVEFREHFRNISRIMDCVGCDKCKLWGKLQTQGLGTALKILFSSKWNSPESDTNQSKLPVRHKSHERLQRTEVVALFNAFSRLSESIRQLEQFRIMLRPLHDPPVYLKCGKGPAR; translated from the exons ATGGCGAGAGTCGCTACCGAAATGGCATACAGAAATTTTTGTGTAGTGTTTATAATTTTCGCTCTAGTGATAGTTCAAGCGGTCGGTTACGACACGGAACTGTATGAAACAAAGCCTTGCGACAGCAATGCTTGTTTTGACGAGCTCCACGGGTCTTTGGGCGACTGTTCGTGCAATGTTGACACCatcgattattttaataacgtgAAAGTTTACCCTCGTCTCCAAAGTCTAATAAGAAAGGATTACTTCCGTTTCTACAAAgtgaatttgaaaaaagaatgtCCTTTCTGGGCAGATGATAGTAAATGTGCGATGAGGTACTGTCATATTAAGACCTGTTCTAAGGAAAGTGTGCCTGGATATGAGAATGGTTACGAGAATGACCATATAGACGAGACTCCAGCGACCAAGTACACGAAGGAGGCGCAGGGTAACTGTGACACTGACGCGGATCATGACCATGACTTGGGCTACCTGAACATGACCATCAGTGCTGCCAGTCAACATGAGATAGCCAAGTGGAAGGCTTACGATGACGCCCTCGAGAATTTCTGTGGCTACGACGACAAGGATGTTGATGCTGAGTATGTAGACTTGTTGCTAAATCCAGAAAGATTTACAGGATACAAAGGACCTTCTGCCAATAGAATTTGGAAGAGTATATATCAGGAGAACTGCTTTAGACCAAAACCAAATCCGTATGAGTCCTTCCCATTTGTGATGACTTCAGATCTAGGCAACATGTGCTTAGAAAAGAGAGTATTCTACAGAGCCATATCTGGCTTGCACACTAGTATAAATGTGCActtatgttcaaaatatttgctgTTTGAGAAAGGAGCAGGATTCACATCTGATGGTGAGTGGGGTCCCAATCTAGAGGAATTCCAACGTCGGTTTGATCCATCCCAAACATTCGGAGAGGGTCCTAATTGGTTAAAGAACctttactttgtttatttattggaaatgaGGGCTTTGGCTAAAGCTGGACCGTATTTAGAGAAGGAGGAATATTACACTGGCAATCCGACTGAGGATGAAGAGACTCGGGAGGCCATACACAACATGCTGAGCGTGATCTACTCCTTCCCAGACCATTTCAATGAGTCTTCCATGTTTAACGGCGGCAGTCAAGCTGCGAAACTGAAAGTAGAGTTCCGAGAACACTTCCGTAACATATCGAGGATAATGGACTGCGTTGGGTGTGACAAATGTAAGCTTTGGGGCAAGCTTCAGACACAAGGCTTGGGTACTGCACTAAAGATATTGTTCTCCAGCAAATGGAATAGTCCAGAAAGTGACACTAATCAGAGCAAGTTGCCCGTCAGACACAAATCTCATGAAAGGTTGCAGAGGACAGAGGTAGTTGCACTCTTCAATGCATTCTCAAGACTATCAGAGAGTATACGGCAGTTGGAACAGTTCCGAATAATGCTAAG GCCACTCCACGATCCGCCAGTTTATCTGAAATGCGGTAAAGGACCTGCTCGATGA
- the Ero1l gene encoding ero1-like protein isoform X1, with translation MARVATEMAYRNFCVVFIIFALVIVQAVGYDTELYETKPCDSNACFDELHGSLGDCSCNVDTIDYFNNVKVYPRLQSLIRKDYFRFYKVNLKKECPFWADDSKCAMRYCHIKTCSKESVPGYENGYENDHIDETPATKYTKEAQGNCDTDADHDHDLGYLNMTISAASQHEIAKWKAYDDALENFCGYDDKDVDAEYVDLLLNPERFTGYKGPSANRIWKSIYQENCFRPKPNPYESFPFVMTSDLGNMCLEKRVFYRAISGLHTSINVHLCSKYLLFEKGAGFTSDGEWGPNLEEFQRRFDPSQTFGEGPNWLKNLYFVYLLEMRALAKAGPYLEKEEYYTGNPTEDEETREAIHNMLSVIYSFPDHFNESSMFNGGSQAAKLKVEFREHFRNISRIMDCVGCDKCKLWGKLQTQGLGTALKILFSSKWNSPESDTNQSKLPVRHKSHERLQRTEVVALFNAFSRLSESIRQLEQFRIMLSSQKEGGQKQPLFGSIRDMK, from the exons ATGGCGAGAGTCGCTACCGAAATGGCATACAGAAATTTTTGTGTAGTGTTTATAATTTTCGCTCTAGTGATAGTTCAAGCGGTCGGTTACGACACGGAACTGTATGAAACAAAGCCTTGCGACAGCAATGCTTGTTTTGACGAGCTCCACGGGTCTTTGGGCGACTGTTCGTGCAATGTTGACACCatcgattattttaataacgtgAAAGTTTACCCTCGTCTCCAAAGTCTAATAAGAAAGGATTACTTCCGTTTCTACAAAgtgaatttgaaaaaagaatgtCCTTTCTGGGCAGATGATAGTAAATGTGCGATGAGGTACTGTCATATTAAGACCTGTTCTAAGGAAAGTGTGCCTGGATATGAGAATGGTTACGAGAATGACCATATAGACGAGACTCCAGCGACCAAGTACACGAAGGAGGCGCAGGGTAACTGTGACACTGACGCGGATCATGACCATGACTTGGGCTACCTGAACATGACCATCAGTGCTGCCAGTCAACATGAGATAGCCAAGTGGAAGGCTTACGATGACGCCCTCGAGAATTTCTGTGGCTACGACGACAAGGATGTTGATGCTGAGTATGTAGACTTGTTGCTAAATCCAGAAAGATTTACAGGATACAAAGGACCTTCTGCCAATAGAATTTGGAAGAGTATATATCAGGAGAACTGCTTTAGACCAAAACCAAATCCGTATGAGTCCTTCCCATTTGTGATGACTTCAGATCTAGGCAACATGTGCTTAGAAAAGAGAGTATTCTACAGAGCCATATCTGGCTTGCACACTAGTATAAATGTGCActtatgttcaaaatatttgctgTTTGAGAAAGGAGCAGGATTCACATCTGATGGTGAGTGGGGTCCCAATCTAGAGGAATTCCAACGTCGGTTTGATCCATCCCAAACATTCGGAGAGGGTCCTAATTGGTTAAAGAACctttactttgtttatttattggaaatgaGGGCTTTGGCTAAAGCTGGACCGTATTTAGAGAAGGAGGAATATTACACTGGCAATCCGACTGAGGATGAAGAGACTCGGGAGGCCATACACAACATGCTGAGCGTGATCTACTCCTTCCCAGACCATTTCAATGAGTCTTCCATGTTTAACGGCGGCAGTCAAGCTGCGAAACTGAAAGTAGAGTTCCGAGAACACTTCCGTAACATATCGAGGATAATGGACTGCGTTGGGTGTGACAAATGTAAGCTTTGGGGCAAGCTTCAGACACAAGGCTTGGGTACTGCACTAAAGATATTGTTCTCCAGCAAATGGAATAGTCCAGAAAGTGACACTAATCAGAGCAAGTTGCCCGTCAGACACAAATCTCATGAAAGGTTGCAGAGGACAGAGGTAGTTGCACTCTTCAATGCATTCTCAAGACTATCAGAGAGTATACGGCAGTTGGAACAGTTCCGAATAATGCTAAG CTCGCAGAAAGAAGGAGGTCAGAAGCAACCCCTATTTGGAAGCATTCGGGACATGAAGTGA